The following proteins come from a genomic window of Hymenobacter canadensis:
- a CDS encoding OmpP1/FadL family transporter: protein MLNSKYAGLLGLTLLSLGAATRGQGQGLGNSPYSRLGLGDTYFNAGGVRQMGMGGVGVSAPNGTQINELNPALLYYMNRTTWEFTAIGQYKTIENNQTSQKTGTGKLNYLALAVPLSSRWGAAVGLKPFSSVDFESVEAQRVNGDPTLAQVVKQYRGEGELSEAYFAQGVRVAKGLSVGVVASYVFGSIDVSTATQVVPDVVTANDALERSVLLDHIHYSDFKFRGGAQYRSKLNSTINYNLGAVYSFQAQLNGERSLTLDRQAFAGNQVESLVLESGEGSANLPALAQFGVSLDNNKNWSVSLDAANQQWSKFRAFNERGGTVGVPLSNTWRAALGGEFAPDPTSVDKYFRRVTYRAGVSVAEMPYRPGGQVLYDRAVSWGFSFPVSASPLDATTLNMGFTYGRRGNTDVQQLASGATERNIQESYIRAQVGISLNNRWFIKRRIE from the coding sequence ATGTTGAACTCTAAATACGCCGGGCTGCTGGGCCTAACGCTGCTGAGCCTCGGGGCCGCTACACGCGGCCAGGGCCAGGGCCTGGGCAATTCTCCTTACTCCCGCCTCGGGCTGGGCGACACCTACTTCAACGCGGGCGGTGTCCGGCAGATGGGCATGGGTGGCGTCGGGGTTTCGGCCCCCAATGGCACCCAGATCAATGAGCTGAACCCAGCCCTGCTCTACTACATGAACCGCACAACGTGGGAGTTCACGGCGATAGGGCAGTACAAAACCATCGAGAACAACCAGACCTCGCAGAAAACGGGTACCGGCAAGCTGAATTATTTGGCGCTGGCCGTACCGCTTTCCAGCCGCTGGGGTGCTGCCGTGGGCCTCAAGCCCTTCAGCTCCGTCGATTTCGAATCGGTGGAGGCTCAGCGCGTCAACGGCGACCCGACGCTGGCGCAGGTGGTGAAGCAGTACCGTGGCGAAGGCGAACTGTCGGAGGCGTACTTCGCGCAGGGTGTGCGCGTGGCCAAGGGCCTTTCGGTGGGCGTGGTAGCCTCCTACGTGTTCGGTAGCATCGATGTCAGCACTGCCACGCAGGTGGTACCCGACGTGGTGACGGCCAACGACGCGCTGGAAAGAAGCGTCCTGCTCGACCATATTCATTACTCCGACTTCAAGTTCCGGGGCGGCGCCCAGTACCGCAGCAAGCTCAACAGCACCATCAACTACAACCTGGGGGCCGTTTATAGCTTCCAGGCCCAGCTGAACGGGGAGCGGAGCCTGACGCTGGACCGCCAAGCCTTTGCCGGCAACCAAGTAGAAAGCCTCGTGCTGGAAAGCGGCGAGGGCTCGGCCAACCTGCCGGCGCTGGCCCAGTTCGGGGTCAGCCTCGACAACAACAAAAACTGGTCGGTGAGCCTGGATGCGGCCAACCAGCAGTGGTCGAAGTTCCGGGCATTCAATGAGCGCGGCGGCACGGTGGGCGTGCCCCTGAGCAATACGTGGCGCGCGGCCCTGGGCGGCGAGTTTGCCCCCGACCCGACTTCCGTCGACAAGTACTTCCGGCGCGTAACCTACCGGGCCGGCGTATCGGTGGCCGAAATGCCTTACCGCCCCGGCGGCCAGGTGCTCTACGACCGGGCCGTGAGCTGGGGCTTCTCGTTCCCGGTGTCGGCCTCGCCGCTGGATGCTACCACTCTCAACATGGGCTTCACCTATGGCCGCCGCGGCAACACCGACGTGCAGCAGCTGGCCAGCGGCGCTACCGAGCGCAACATTCAGGAAAGCTACATCCGCGCCCAGGTGGGCATCTCGCTCAACAACCGCTGGTTCATTAAGCGCCGCATTGAATAA
- a CDS encoding peptidylprolyl isomerase, with the protein MALINTIREKSGWAVGTVAIGMLFFIVGSDLVGGKNRLFNRNENVVGEVAGEKVELADFNNSLEQAKQSFVQQQGRQPDEQTMGYLRDQAWNQTIYRIAFQKEFDKLGLSVSDDELTDMVQGKNIHPSIRQAFTDQQTGQFDRAKIIQYLQGLDKLPPDAQAAWRNFEANLGPERVGQKYNNLLKLSTYVTSAEAKRFDEDQNTRASMRYLFVPYFSISDSAVKVTDSQLQAYLDKNKGRYKVEDGRTIEYVSVPVTASVEDSTAARQAVDQLTTQFASAPNDSLFVKLNSDQPYSAAYVSPADMPEKLRQQLPLAVGKVYGPFSENGTTSLFKVTGAKAGAQAAARASHILIKPEGTTPEADAAAKVKATDILNKIKGGADFAALARQFGTDGTTATGGDLGWFQQGRMVPEFEKAVFGATSAGLLPSLVKTSFGYHIVKITAPKTSQTYQVAAVQKRITPSEATNEAAYAKAQALKGEITDLESFRKAVAKDKTLQKQEAKGLGRGERAVNNLQNAREIVRWSYGTAGKETAIGDVSEVFDMGDQYVIAVLTGERSKGTADVASLKPELQAAVRNEEKAKQIMAKLQGKTGTLEQIAATYGAQAQVKTADNVVLGTGTIPGLGGEPLAVGKVFGLKAGQKSTPIQGEQGVLIVEPVSVQKPAAAADVAAIKKQLLAQRQNRADGLIYEAVKANANIKDERNKFF; encoded by the coding sequence ATGGCATTAATTAACACGATTCGAGAAAAATCAGGCTGGGCCGTGGGCACTGTCGCCATCGGCATGCTCTTCTTCATCGTGGGCAGCGACCTTGTCGGGGGTAAAAACCGGCTTTTCAACCGCAACGAAAACGTGGTGGGCGAAGTAGCCGGCGAAAAAGTGGAGCTGGCCGATTTCAACAACAGCCTGGAGCAGGCCAAGCAGAGCTTTGTGCAGCAGCAGGGCCGCCAGCCCGACGAGCAGACGATGGGCTACCTGCGCGACCAGGCCTGGAACCAGACCATCTACCGCATTGCCTTCCAGAAGGAGTTCGATAAGCTCGGCCTGTCGGTGTCCGACGACGAGCTGACCGACATGGTGCAGGGCAAGAACATCCACCCCAGCATCCGCCAGGCCTTCACCGATCAGCAGACCGGCCAGTTCGACCGCGCCAAGATCATCCAGTACCTGCAGGGCCTCGACAAGCTGCCGCCCGATGCGCAGGCTGCATGGCGCAACTTCGAAGCCAACCTCGGCCCTGAGCGGGTAGGCCAGAAGTACAACAACTTGCTCAAGCTGAGCACCTACGTAACATCGGCCGAAGCCAAGCGCTTCGACGAAGACCAGAACACCCGCGCTTCCATGCGCTACCTGTTCGTGCCCTACTTCTCCATCTCCGATTCGGCGGTGAAAGTGACGGACAGCCAGCTGCAGGCCTACCTCGACAAGAACAAGGGCCGCTACAAAGTGGAAGATGGCCGCACCATCGAGTACGTGAGCGTTCCGGTAACGGCTTCGGTGGAAGACAGCACCGCCGCCCGCCAGGCCGTCGATCAGCTGACCACGCAGTTTGCTTCGGCTCCGAACGACTCGCTGTTCGTGAAGCTCAACTCCGACCAGCCGTACAGCGCCGCTTACGTGTCGCCGGCCGATATGCCCGAGAAGCTGCGCCAGCAGCTGCCGCTGGCAGTAGGCAAGGTATACGGTCCGTTCTCGGAGAACGGCACCACCAGCCTCTTCAAAGTGACGGGTGCCAAAGCCGGCGCCCAAGCCGCCGCCCGCGCCAGCCACATCCTCATCAAGCCCGAAGGCACCACGCCGGAGGCTGATGCCGCGGCCAAAGTGAAAGCCACCGACATCCTCAACAAAATCAAAGGTGGCGCTGACTTCGCCGCTCTGGCCCGCCAGTTCGGCACCGACGGCACCACCGCCACCGGTGGCGACCTGGGCTGGTTCCAGCAGGGCCGCATGGTACCGGAGTTCGAGAAGGCCGTGTTCGGCGCTACCTCGGCCGGCTTGCTGCCCAGCCTCGTGAAAACGTCGTTCGGCTACCACATCGTAAAAATCACCGCTCCTAAAACTAGCCAGACCTACCAGGTGGCCGCGGTGCAGAAGCGCATCACGCCTTCGGAAGCCACCAACGAGGCCGCCTACGCCAAGGCCCAAGCCCTGAAAGGCGAGATTACCGATCTGGAGTCGTTCCGCAAGGCAGTAGCCAAAGACAAAACCCTGCAGAAGCAGGAAGCCAAAGGCCTCGGCCGCGGCGAGCGGGCCGTGAACAACCTGCAGAACGCCCGCGAGATTGTACGCTGGTCCTACGGCACGGCCGGTAAGGAAACCGCCATCGGCGACGTATCGGAAGTATTCGACATGGGCGACCAATACGTTATTGCGGTCCTGACCGGCGAGCGGAGCAAAGGCACCGCCGACGTGGCCAGCCTGAAGCCTGAGCTGCAGGCCGCCGTGCGCAACGAGGAAAAGGCCAAGCAGATCATGGCTAAGCTGCAGGGTAAGACCGGCACGCTGGAGCAGATTGCCGCTACCTATGGCGCGCAGGCGCAGGTGAAAACGGCCGACAACGTGGTGCTGGGCACCGGCACCATCCCGGGCCTGGGCGGCGAGCCGCTGGCCGTGGGCAAGGTGTTTGGCCTGAAAGCCGGGCAGAAGTCGACCCCCATCCAGGGTGAGCAGGGCGTGCTGATTGTGGAGCCGGTGAGCGTGCAGAAGCCTGCCGCCGCCGCCGACGTGGCCGCCATTAAGAAGCAGCTGCTGGCCCAGCGCCAGAACCGCGCCGACGGCCTTATCTACGAAGCCGTGAAAGCCAACGCCAACATCAAAGACGAGCGCAACAAGTTCTTCTAG
- a CDS encoding TraR/DksA family transcriptional regulator codes for MSDETIRYSREDLAEFEQIIQDKLTAARKEVSFIKETLSRKNDSGTDNTASSSKVLEDGADTAEKESLNQLASRQMKFIQQLENALVRIKNGTYGVCIGTGKLIPKERLRAVPHTQHSIEAKMARRD; via the coding sequence ATGAGTGACGAAACCATACGCTATTCCAGAGAAGATTTGGCTGAATTCGAGCAGATCATTCAGGATAAGCTGACCGCCGCCCGCAAAGAAGTATCCTTCATTAAGGAAACGCTGAGCCGCAAAAACGATTCGGGTACCGACAATACGGCTTCGTCCAGCAAGGTGCTGGAAGATGGCGCTGATACGGCCGAAAAGGAAAGCCTCAACCAGCTGGCGTCGCGTCAGATGAAATTCATCCAGCAGCTCGAAAATGCGCTGGTGCGCATCAAGAACGGCACCTATGGCGTGTGCATCGGCACCGGCAAGCTGATTCCGAAGGAGCGGCTGCGCGCCGTACCGCACACCCAGCATTCGATTGAAGCTAAAATGGCCCGTCGCGACTAG
- the lptC gene encoding LPS export ABC transporter periplasmic protein LptC, producing the protein MAAHSFRSFGRLGLLALLAAGLAVAGCQKKDPAASKKEVEYKGPLLETTNVLTLYSDSAKLQIKYTAPLEQQFESGDKLYPKGIDVTFYSEGGTKVLNTLRGNYGRYDKAKNLYFIRGNVRVANVEKQQSMKTEEMYFDQNKQLIYNDTTQLVRIQTPTEVLTGYGLTANQDFSRYTILKPEGVFTIDQAATQPAK; encoded by the coding sequence ATGGCTGCGCACTCGTTCAGGAGTTTTGGCCGGCTGGGGCTGTTGGCACTGCTGGCCGCCGGCTTGGCGGTGGCCGGCTGCCAGAAAAAAGACCCGGCGGCCAGCAAAAAGGAAGTGGAGTACAAAGGCCCGCTGCTGGAAACCACCAACGTGCTGACGCTCTACAGCGACTCGGCCAAGCTGCAGATCAAGTACACGGCCCCGCTGGAGCAGCAGTTTGAAAGCGGCGACAAGCTCTACCCCAAGGGCATCGACGTCACCTTCTACTCCGAAGGCGGCACCAAGGTGCTCAACACGCTGCGTGGCAACTACGGCCGCTACGACAAGGCTAAAAACCTGTATTTCATCCGCGGCAACGTGCGTGTGGCCAATGTGGAAAAGCAGCAGTCGATGAAAACCGAGGAGATGTACTTCGATCAGAACAAGCAACTGATCTACAACGACACCACTCAGCTCGTCCGCATCCAGACGCCCACCGAAGTGCTGACCGGCTACGGCCTGACGGCTAACCAGGACTTCTCGCGCTACACCATTCTCAAGCCGGAGGGCGTGTTCACCATCGACCAGGCTGCCACGCAGCCGGCGAAATAA
- a CDS encoding tetratricopeptide repeat protein — MRRFRFALFLMLLSAPAVAQQEGGNISLAKEYTRKGEHEKAAFLYAKLPADAQLASNVLPDYLETLQQLSRHKDAEKLVKRAQKAHPEEPYGVTLGAVYAAAGDPAAAAKQYERVLSQLAAQQVLPVAAEFQRRQLPDWAEKTYLRGRTLAKNDSEYGPQLIQLYTQTGNSERLMAETLRLVQDDEQQLPFVRNMLQNSLQDEKGFEALERELLSSVQKYPERTVYSELLLWLQVQRRDFTGALVQAKALDRRGRTEGSRVMELAAIAQQNKDYESAISGYEYVLREYRSGPFYAMARQRLVQTREAQVRDTYPIETAKIRSLIGEYQQVLTELGRTPQTAPVLRSMAVLHAFQLDEKPAAIKLLQEVIDMPRASLDVVDQAKIDLADIYLLRAEPWEATLLYSQVEKSHKDSPLGYEAKLRNARLSYFAGDFKLAKSHLDILKEATTREIANDAMQLSLLITDNTAMDTAGVALRDYAAVEQLVFQNKLPEALRGLDALVQKYPGHALQDEAWLLKAQLQRRTGDYKGAVGTLEKITANPKYDVLSDDALFLLATIQEDNLQDKEAAKTLYNQLLVKYPGSIYVAEARKHFRKLRGDSL, encoded by the coding sequence ATGCGTCGTTTCCGTTTCGCTTTGTTTCTGATGCTGCTCTCGGCGCCGGCGGTGGCCCAGCAGGAGGGCGGCAATATCTCGCTGGCCAAAGAGTACACCCGCAAGGGCGAGCACGAAAAGGCGGCGTTCCTATACGCCAAGCTGCCGGCTGATGCTCAGCTAGCCTCCAACGTGCTGCCCGACTACCTGGAAACCCTGCAGCAGCTCAGCCGTCACAAAGACGCCGAGAAGCTGGTGAAACGAGCCCAGAAGGCGCACCCCGAGGAGCCCTACGGCGTGACGCTGGGCGCGGTGTACGCTGCCGCCGGCGACCCGGCCGCCGCCGCCAAGCAATATGAGCGGGTACTGAGCCAACTGGCTGCCCAGCAGGTGCTGCCCGTAGCCGCCGAGTTCCAGCGCCGCCAGCTGCCCGACTGGGCCGAAAAAACCTACTTGCGCGGCCGCACCCTGGCCAAAAACGATAGCGAATACGGTCCGCAGCTCATCCAGCTCTACACTCAGACCGGCAACTCCGAACGTTTGATGGCCGAAACCCTGCGCCTCGTGCAGGACGATGAGCAGCAGCTACCCTTCGTGCGCAACATGCTGCAGAACTCGCTGCAAGATGAGAAAGGCTTCGAGGCGCTGGAGCGCGAGCTGTTGAGCAGCGTGCAGAAGTACCCCGAGCGCACCGTGTACAGCGAGCTGCTGCTGTGGCTGCAAGTGCAGCGCCGCGACTTCACGGGCGCCCTGGTGCAGGCCAAAGCCCTGGACCGCCGCGGCCGCACCGAGGGCAGCCGCGTGATGGAGCTGGCCGCCATTGCCCAGCAAAACAAAGACTACGAAAGCGCCATCAGCGGCTACGAGTACGTGCTGCGCGAGTACCGTAGCGGCCCGTTCTACGCCATGGCCCGGCAGCGGCTGGTGCAAACCCGTGAAGCCCAGGTGCGCGACACGTACCCGATTGAAACCGCCAAAATCCGCAGCCTGATCGGGGAGTACCAGCAGGTGCTCACGGAGCTGGGCCGCACGCCCCAGACGGCGCCGGTACTGCGCAGCATGGCCGTGCTGCACGCCTTCCAGCTCGACGAGAAGCCCGCGGCCATCAAGCTGCTGCAGGAGGTGATTGACATGCCCCGCGCCAGTCTTGACGTGGTGGATCAGGCCAAGATTGACCTGGCCGACATCTACCTGCTCCGCGCCGAGCCCTGGGAGGCCACGCTGCTGTATTCGCAGGTGGAGAAGTCGCACAAAGACTCGCCGCTGGGCTACGAGGCCAAGCTCCGCAACGCCCGCCTGAGCTATTTCGCCGGCGACTTCAAGCTGGCCAAGAGCCACCTCGACATCCTGAAGGAAGCCACCACCCGCGAAATTGCCAACGACGCCATGCAGCTCTCGCTGCTCATCACCGACAACACCGCTATGGATACCGCCGGCGTGGCCCTGCGCGACTACGCGGCCGTGGAGCAGCTGGTGTTCCAGAACAAGCTGCCGGAAGCGTTGCGCGGCCTCGATGCGCTGGTGCAGAAGTACCCCGGCCACGCCCTGCAGGACGAGGCCTGGCTGCTGAAGGCCCAACTGCAGCGCCGCACCGGCGACTACAAAGGCGCCGTGGGCACGCTGGAGAAAATCACGGCCAACCCCAAGTACGACGTGCTCAGCGACGACGCGCTGTTTCTGCTGGCCACCATTCAGGAAGACAACCTGCAGGACAAGGAAGCCGCCAAAACTCTCTACAACCAACTGCTGGTGAAATACCCCGGCAGCATCTACGTGGCCGAAGCCCGCAAGCACTTCCGCAAGCTCCGCGGCGACAGTTTGTAA
- a CDS encoding pseudouridine synthase, which produces MGKKHNSGNPAGGRGRSDRPSSSAGGSGFYQKFSAPRGAGSGSAGDSRPPRFGGDRDRSGGRSGDAPRGDSSSRPSFGRGPADRTGGSGFGGPKKFGSGGGSFGRSNEGGFGVNSRPRDTNGGDSRSFGSRPSGGRDFDRGGSRREDNRSGGFGASRGSNDDRRSGGFGGGPRRDNDDRRSGGFGGGGNRRDDDRRGGFNAPPRRDNDERPVRPFEPRKTWDGQPYRQEGRAAVPRGTAGERNRKFVKADPNQPAAPTGYTPRPAASEPTPRTDDANDQGPDRAIRPARAFDFRSRPEGLDNERPVSPRPERDADFGDRPRGAFGDRRESGFKPRSTGERPAFGNRSFNDRKEGGFGNRDAADRREPSRGASDANRDARPYGTRPERAAPKRFGHDASTPNRADKLKRGEVAGQAPDYKNLKHYEDDKSRGNKRRREEEQDVKGDELRLNRYIANAGVCSRREADSLIAAGEIKVNGEVVTEMGYKVQPTDTVQYGKTNLNREKLVYVLLNKPKDTITTTEDPEGRRTVMDLVKESSKERIFPVGRLDRNTTGLLLFTNDGEVAQKLSHPSHRNKKIYQAELDKPLTEEHLGMIAAGIELEDGKAEVDDVAVVAGNPHFVGIEIHIGRNRIVRRIFEFLGYDVVSLDRVQYAGLTKKDLPRGKWRFLNEKEVIRLKYFM; this is translated from the coding sequence ATGGGCAAGAAGCACAATTCCGGCAATCCAGCCGGCGGCCGCGGCCGCTCCGACCGTCCTTCCAGCAGTGCTGGAGGCTCAGGCTTTTATCAGAAATTCTCCGCTCCGCGCGGCGCGGGCAGTGGCTCGGCCGGCGACAGCCGCCCACCGCGCTTCGGTGGCGACCGGGACCGTTCCGGCGGCCGCTCCGGCGATGCGCCCCGCGGCGACTCCTCCTCGCGCCCTTCCTTCGGGCGCGGCCCTGCTGACCGCACCGGCGGCAGCGGCTTTGGTGGCCCCAAGAAATTTGGCAGTGGCGGCGGCAGCTTTGGCCGCAGCAACGAAGGCGGCTTCGGCGTCAACTCCCGCCCCCGCGACACGAATGGTGGCGACAGCCGCTCCTTCGGCAGCCGCCCTTCAGGTGGCCGCGACTTCGACCGTGGCGGTTCGCGCCGGGAAGACAATCGGAGCGGTGGCTTCGGAGCTTCGCGTGGCAGTAACGATGACCGCCGTAGTGGTGGCTTCGGCGGTGGCCCGCGCCGCGACAACGACGACCGCCGCAGTGGCGGTTTCGGAGGTGGCGGCAACCGCCGCGACGATGACCGCCGCGGTGGCTTTAATGCCCCGCCCCGCCGCGACAACGACGAGCGCCCGGTACGGCCGTTTGAGCCGCGCAAAACCTGGGACGGGCAGCCCTACCGCCAGGAAGGCCGCGCGGCAGTGCCCCGTGGTACGGCCGGCGAGCGGAACCGCAAGTTTGTGAAAGCTGACCCCAACCAGCCTGCAGCCCCCACTGGCTACACGCCACGCCCGGCTGCCTCGGAGCCTACCCCCCGGACCGATGACGCCAACGACCAGGGTCCTGACCGCGCCATCCGGCCGGCCCGGGCCTTTGATTTCCGCAGCCGCCCCGAGGGCCTCGACAACGAGCGCCCGGTAAGCCCGCGCCCCGAGCGTGACGCCGACTTCGGCGACCGGCCGCGCGGCGCATTCGGCGACCGTCGGGAGTCGGGCTTCAAGCCCCGCAGCACCGGCGAGCGTCCGGCTTTCGGCAACCGCAGCTTCAACGACCGCAAGGAAGGTGGCTTCGGTAACCGGGATGCTGCTGACCGCCGGGAGCCAAGCCGGGGTGCTTCTGACGCCAACCGCGACGCCCGCCCGTATGGCACGCGTCCGGAACGGGCAGCGCCCAAACGCTTCGGCCACGATGCCTCCACGCCCAACCGCGCCGACAAGCTGAAGCGCGGCGAAGTGGCAGGCCAGGCACCCGACTACAAAAACCTCAAGCACTACGAGGACGACAAAAGCCGCGGCAACAAGCGCCGCCGCGAAGAAGAGCAAGACGTGAAAGGCGATGAGCTGCGCCTGAACCGCTACATCGCCAACGCCGGCGTTTGCTCGCGCCGCGAAGCTGACTCGCTGATTGCGGCCGGCGAAATCAAGGTGAACGGCGAGGTGGTGACGGAAATGGGCTACAAAGTGCAACCCACCGACACCGTGCAGTACGGCAAAACCAACCTCAACAGGGAGAAACTGGTGTACGTGCTGCTCAACAAGCCCAAAGACACCATCACGACCACCGAAGACCCCGAAGGCCGCCGCACGGTGATGGATCTGGTGAAGGAGTCGTCGAAGGAGCGCATCTTCCCGGTGGGCCGCCTTGACCGCAACACCACGGGTCTGCTGCTGTTCACCAACGACGGTGAGGTGGCGCAGAAACTCTCGCACCCTTCGCACCGCAACAAAAAGATCTACCAGGCTGAGCTCGACAAGCCGCTCACCGAGGAGCATCTGGGCATGATTGCGGCCGGTATCGAGCTGGAAGACGGTAAGGCCGAAGTGGACGACGTGGCCGTAGTGGCCGGCAACCCGCACTTTGTGGGCATCGAAATCCACATCGGGCGCAACCGGATTGTACGCCGCATCTTCGAGTTCCTCGGCTACGACGTGGTGTCGCTGGACCGGGTGCAGTACGCGGGCCTGACCAAAAAGGACCTGCCGCGCGGCAAGTGGCGCTTCCTCAACGAGAAGGAAGTGATTCGCCTGAAGTATTTCATGTAA
- a CDS encoding type III pantothenate kinase, which translates to MRTFALDIGNTAVKYGCFEGAVLLETATGQTAAQVMAAVERLQPQHAIVASVAEPTADWARTLRQRLPGTVLEFSPATTPLPLRNAYATPHTLGADRLAAAVGAAWLRPGQHTLIVDAGTAIKCDLVEGGHTFRGGSIAPGLHMRFRALHTFTGRLPLVEIPADGAAPIPLTGDNTTSAIQSGVLNGAVAEVNGFIASYQAQYPGLSVVLAGGDAAFFQPRLKGPIFGIPELVLIGLHRILAYNVEL; encoded by the coding sequence TTGCGCACGTTTGCCCTTGATATTGGGAATACGGCCGTGAAATACGGCTGCTTCGAGGGCGCTGTGCTGCTGGAAACTGCCACGGGCCAGACGGCGGCGCAGGTGATGGCCGCTGTGGAGCGACTGCAGCCGCAGCACGCCATCGTAGCCTCAGTGGCCGAGCCCACCGCCGACTGGGCCCGGACGCTGCGCCAGCGGCTGCCGGGCACGGTGCTGGAGTTCAGCCCCGCCACCACGCCGCTACCGCTGCGCAACGCCTACGCCACCCCGCACACGCTGGGTGCCGACCGGTTGGCGGCGGCGGTAGGGGCGGCCTGGCTGCGGCCTGGCCAGCACACGCTGATTGTGGATGCCGGCACGGCCATCAAGTGCGACCTGGTGGAAGGCGGGCACACGTTTCGGGGAGGCAGTATTGCGCCGGGCCTGCACATGCGTTTTCGGGCCCTGCACACGTTTACGGGACGCCTGCCGCTGGTGGAAATCCCGGCCGACGGCGCCGCTCCGATACCCCTCACCGGTGACAATACCACCTCGGCCATCCAAAGCGGCGTGCTCAACGGGGCCGTGGCCGAAGTGAATGGCTTCATTGCCAGCTACCAGGCGCAGTATCCGGGGCTCAGCGTGGTGCTGGCCGGCGGCGATGCGGCTTTTTTCCAACCCCGGCTGAAAGGCCCTATCTTTGGCATTCCGGAGCTCGTGCTGATTGGGCTCCACCGTATATTGGCATACAATGTTGAACTCTAA
- the recJ gene encoding single-stranded-DNA-specific exonuclease RecJ — translation MEKRWIRKPAPDAEQVRHLADALRVKEAIVALLCQREISSFEEARAYFRPDLSTLPDPLLMRDMDRAVARLREALHAGQKVLVFGDYDVDGTTSVALVYSFLLPYFGPERIDYYIPDRYKEGYGVSEAGIDFAAANDYSLIIALDCGVKSVDKVAYANERGVDFIICDHHLPGTELPAAVAVLDPKRADCAYPFKELSGCGVGFKLMQAFAEEQGLDEAPLYDLLDLVAVSIAADIVPIVGENRTLAYHGLRLLNDPQRPQRAGLDALRELAGLQTSELNISSLVFGFAPRINAAGRMGDAKRSVAMLLAGSKQEAFDKAAVVDKTNQERRGFDTSITKEALDMIEADALFHDAHTTVLFKQDWHKGVVGIVASRCLDKYYRPTIILTESNGKATGSARSVAGFDVHQAIEECADLLDQYGGHMYAAGLTLPVENVPAFREKFERIVAGRIRPEQMIPPVDIDAELPLHEVTRNFHKLLCQMEPFGPGNSNPTFMARDVYAAPDSARVVGNSHLKLALTQDGHHVIDAIGFGLAEHLPQIQQGQPFSVCYTVEINEYRGVKTLQLRVKDIRWE, via the coding sequence ATGGAAAAACGATGGATTCGCAAGCCAGCCCCCGACGCTGAACAAGTCCGGCACCTGGCCGACGCCCTGCGCGTTAAGGAAGCCATTGTAGCGCTGCTCTGCCAGCGCGAAATCAGCAGTTTTGAAGAGGCCCGTGCCTACTTCCGGCCCGACCTGAGCACCTTGCCCGACCCGCTACTGATGCGCGACATGGACCGCGCCGTGGCCCGCCTGCGCGAAGCCCTGCACGCCGGCCAGAAGGTACTCGTGTTCGGCGACTACGACGTGGACGGTACTACCTCCGTAGCGCTGGTGTACAGCTTTCTGCTGCCGTATTTCGGGCCGGAACGCATCGACTACTACATCCCGGACCGCTACAAGGAAGGCTACGGCGTGTCGGAGGCCGGTATCGACTTCGCGGCCGCCAATGACTACTCGCTGATTATTGCCTTGGATTGCGGCGTGAAATCCGTGGACAAGGTGGCCTACGCCAACGAGCGGGGTGTGGATTTCATCATCTGTGACCATCACCTGCCCGGCACCGAGCTGCCGGCCGCCGTGGCCGTGCTCGACCCCAAGCGTGCCGACTGCGCCTACCCGTTCAAGGAGCTGAGCGGCTGCGGCGTGGGCTTCAAGCTGATGCAGGCCTTCGCCGAGGAACAGGGCCTCGACGAAGCCCCGCTCTACGACCTGCTCGATCTGGTAGCCGTTAGTATTGCCGCGGATATCGTGCCCATTGTGGGCGAGAACCGCACGCTGGCCTACCACGGCCTGCGCCTGCTCAACGACCCCCAGCGCCCCCAGCGCGCCGGCCTCGACGCCCTGCGCGAGCTGGCCGGTCTGCAAACCAGCGAGCTGAACATCAGCAGCCTGGTATTTGGCTTCGCGCCCCGCATAAATGCCGCCGGCCGCATGGGCGACGCCAAACGCTCGGTGGCCATGCTGCTGGCCGGCAGCAAGCAGGAAGCCTTCGACAAGGCCGCCGTGGTGGATAAAACCAACCAGGAGCGCCGCGGCTTCGATACCAGCATCACCAAGGAGGCGCTGGACATGATTGAAGCCGATGCGCTGTTCCATGACGCCCACACCACCGTGCTTTTCAAGCAGGACTGGCACAAGGGCGTGGTGGGAATCGTGGCCTCGCGCTGCCTCGACAAGTACTACCGGCCCACCATCATCCTCACCGAAAGCAACGGCAAAGCCACTGGCTCGGCGCGCTCGGTGGCGGGGTTTGATGTGCACCAAGCCATTGAGGAGTGCGCCGATTTGCTCGACCAGTACGGTGGCCACATGTACGCGGCCGGCCTCACGCTACCCGTGGAAAACGTGCCCGCGTTCCGTGAGAAGTTCGAGCGGATAGTGGCGGGCCGCATCCGGCCGGAGCAGATGATTCCGCCCGTGGACATTGACGCCGAGCTGCCGCTGCACGAGGTGACGCGCAATTTCCACAAGCTGCTGTGCCAGATGGAGCCCTTCGGGCCCGGCAACAGCAACCCCACCTTCATGGCCCGCGACGTATACGCCGCCCCCGATTCGGCGCGCGTCGTCGGCAATTCGCACCTCAAGCTGGCCCTCACCCAGGACGGCCACCATGTGATAGACGCCATCGGGTTTGGCCTGGCCGAGCACCTGCCCCAGATTCAGCAGGGCCAGCCGTTCAGCGTGTGCTACACGGTGGAAATCAACGAGTACCGCGGCGTGAAAACCCTGCAGCTCCGCGTGAAGGACATTCGCTGGGAGTAA